A part of Drosophila bipectinata strain 14024-0381.07 chromosome 3L, DbipHiC1v2, whole genome shotgun sequence genomic DNA contains:
- the LOC138926427 gene encoding uncharacterized protein: MVKPAYIVMSRNSSYLVSFEMFNKYCGIVVLSIFIVTAANYFPDVFKCNDFLLKCQESELKLGRYNGITNGYNSNCSQEIGSKWSKLTRCELEAAICLLSQMNNLDVNCENIADVIQL; encoded by the exons ATGGTAAAACCTGCTTATATAGTAATGTCTAGAAACTCTTCATACTTAGTAAGTTTcgaaatgtttaataaatattgtgGCATTGTAG TTCTTAGTATATTTATTGTAACTGCCGCAAACTATTTTCCCGATGTGTTTAAGTGCAATGATTTTCTACTAAAATGCCAAGAATCAGAACTTAAGCTTGGAAGATATAATGGAATTACCAATGGGTATAATTCAAATTGTAGTCAGGAAATTGGCTCCAAGTGGAGTAAACTAACTCGCTGTGAATTGGAAGCAGCCATTTGTTTGT tgAGCCAGATGAATAACTTGGATGTAAACTGTGAAAATATCGCCGATGTAATACAGTTGTGA
- the Eig71Ej gene encoding uncharacterized protein Eig71Ej, whose amino-acid sequence MQARLVFSLIFVLCCFSIKAQRPDCRRLRENCRPCTNRLVDPVNNVDFINRDCREKVGDRWIWRDVRRCDMQIVACENHNVRLDCENVARLAGMRRRRGGE is encoded by the exons atgcAAGCACGTCTAGTTTTCTCCTTGATTTTCGTCCTTTGCTGCTTTTCAATAAAAGCTCAAAGACCGGACTGCCGCAGACTTCGGGAGAATTGTAGACCATGTACCAACCGGTTGGTGGATCCTGTCAACAATGTCGACTTTATAAACAGGGATTGCCGTGAAAAGGTCGGCGATCGTTGGATTTGGCGCGATGTAAGGCGCTGTGATATGCAGATCGTGGCTTGTGAGA ATCATAATGTTAGATTGGACTGTGAAAATGTGGCTAGATTGGCTGGAATGCGGAGACGCCGTGGCGgtgaataa
- the Eig71Ek gene encoding uncharacterized protein Eig71Ek, whose translation MLKLSLLLVLCVIIVSHVSAQRNREYCEDIYRDCQSHTTAIGRFDETIDSYNRHCRRERRGRWNNVSRCEMEKATCILILQRCDDMSCNNIAEVLGF comes from the exons ATGCTGAAACTCTCACTTCTGTTGG TCCTTTGTGTGATTATTGTATCACATGTTTCTGCTCAAAGGAATCGCGAATACTGTGAGGATATATATCGCGATTGTCAGAGTCATACAACTGCTATAGGAAGATTTGATGAAACCATAGATTCGTATAATCGACATTGTCGCCGTGAACGTCGGGGACGATGGAATAATGTCTCTCGATGTGAAATGGAGAAGGCCACTTGCATtc taatCCTGCAGCGTTGTGATGACATGTCTTGCAATAATATTGCGGAAGTCCTGGgcttttga